In Mercenaria mercenaria strain notata chromosome 13, MADL_Memer_1, whole genome shotgun sequence, a single window of DNA contains:
- the LOC123528488 gene encoding dnaJ homolog subfamily B member 9-like has product MNCDQLFYLSAICCIMALDSYLVLGAKKDFYEILGVKRNAKEKEIKRAFRKLAVKYHPDKNKDPDAEKQFVEIAKAYEVLSDPEKRRRYDQFGDDGEQNGGGGGGGGFNFNFDDFFKGFDEAFRSHKTHHDHSHHQAHQNGFKFHFGGGNDGQHAQFFNFDDLFEDDDDNGDFFNFDPFSNLDLNFGFGDDNEDDDFFGHQVHNHYDREHNSHHAQHMHNHARHMNGFGGHHHMNMQNVKVNTQNGRTCRTVTQRIGNTVTTHTECT; this is encoded by the exons ATGAACTGCGATCAACTTTTCTATCTATCAGCTATATGCTGCATCATGGCGCTAGATTCTTATCTAGTGCTTGGAGcaaagaaagatttttatgaaattttgggaGTGAAGAGAAATGCGaaggaaaaagaaattaaacGTGCCTTCAGAAAACTTGCTGTTAAATATCATCCTGACAAAAACAAAGACCCAGATGCAGAGAAACAGTTTGTTGAAATTGCAAAAG CATACGAAGTATTGTCGGATCCAGAAAAGAGGCGAAGGTATGACCAGTTCGGAGATGATGGTGAACAAAATGGTGGAGGAGGGGGTGGAGGAGGGTTTAACTTCAACTTTGATGATTTCTTTAAAGGATTTGATGAAGCATTTAGATCACATAAAACACATCATGATCATTCACATCACCAGGCACACCAAAATGGATTTAAATTCCACTTTGGTGGAGGAAATGACGGACAACATGCTCAGTTTTTTAATTTCGATGACTTATTTGAAGACGACGATGATAATGGtgatttctttaattttgatccattttcaaacttagaCTTGAATTTTGGATTTGGTGATGATAACGAAGATGATGATTTTTTTGGACATCAGGTGCATAATCACTATGATCGTGAACATAATAGTCACCATGCTCAACATATGCACAATCATGCAAGACATATGAATGGCTTCGGTGGACACCATCATATGAATATGCAAAATGTAAAAGTTAATACTCAAA atggCAGAACTTGTAGAACTGTTACACAACGTATAGGAAATACAGTAACCACGCACACTGAATGCACATGA